In Leptospira selangorensis, the following are encoded in one genomic region:
- a CDS encoding acyl-CoA dehydrogenase family protein: MKGIQEKKIDLYNPTDDHLSLRENVSAFAKENLDLQAKDHDDEESFNKDLFRRLGAELGIFGVTVPQEDGGMGLDPVASVIIHEEFSAYDPGFTLSYLAHEVLFVNNFYHSGNTSQKAKYMPKVLSGEWVGGMGMTEPGAGTDVLGMTTVATRKGDKFVLNGRKQFITNGIVGQVFLVYAKTSKDSRRTTSFIVESSFPGFSFGKKEEKMGMRSSPTTQLIFENLEVPAENLIGAEDGALTHMMRNLEIERVTLAAQSLGIAKRCIDVMCEYTILHREAFDKKLIEFGQIQRLLAESYADYQAARALVYDVASKIHPENRNSLGAASAKLVSTQMAERVSRNAIQVLGGYGYCREYPVERLHRDAILLSIGGGTNEAMQKNIAADLKKLYASSGM, encoded by the coding sequence ATGAAGGGAATCCAAGAGAAAAAAATAGATCTATATAATCCAACTGATGATCATCTTTCCTTAAGAGAAAATGTAAGCGCTTTTGCGAAAGAAAATTTGGATCTACAAGCAAAGGATCATGACGACGAAGAATCCTTTAATAAGGATCTGTTTCGTAGATTAGGGGCTGAATTAGGAATTTTTGGAGTCACTGTTCCTCAGGAAGACGGAGGAATGGGGCTAGACCCTGTTGCAAGTGTGATCATACATGAGGAATTTTCCGCTTATGATCCTGGATTTACTCTATCATATTTAGCTCATGAAGTACTTTTCGTAAACAATTTCTATCATAGCGGTAATACTTCCCAAAAAGCTAAATATATGCCCAAGGTTCTCTCGGGAGAATGGGTTGGCGGAATGGGAATGACAGAGCCTGGAGCAGGGACAGACGTTCTCGGAATGACAACTGTTGCAACTCGCAAGGGAGACAAATTCGTGTTAAACGGTAGAAAGCAGTTTATCACGAACGGTATCGTAGGTCAGGTATTCTTAGTATATGCAAAAACCAGCAAAGACTCTCGCAGAACTACATCCTTTATAGTAGAGAGCTCTTTTCCTGGATTCAGTTTCGGCAAAAAAGAAGAAAAGATGGGAATGAGGTCTTCTCCTACTACCCAATTGATTTTCGAAAACTTAGAAGTGCCTGCGGAAAATCTGATAGGTGCGGAAGATGGGGCCTTAACTCATATGATGAGAAACCTGGAGATTGAAAGAGTAACTCTTGCAGCTCAATCTTTAGGAATTGCAAAACGTTGTATTGATGTGATGTGCGAATATACTATTCTTCATAGAGAAGCTTTCGATAAAAAACTGATAGAATTTGGACAGATCCAAAGGTTGCTCGCAGAGTCTTATGCAGATTACCAAGCAGCAAGGGCATTGGTATATGATGTTGCTTCTAAGATCCATCCTGAAAACCGGAACTCACTTGGAGCTGCTTCTGCGAAACTTGTATCTACCCAAATGGCGGAAAGAGTTTCCAGAAACGCAATCCAAGTATTGGGTGGTTACGGTTATTGTAGAGAATACCCTGTAGAAAGATTACATAGAGATGCTATCCTACTTTCTATCGGCGGTGGAACAAACGAAGCGATGCAAAAGAATATAGCTGCTGATTTAAAGAAGTTATATGCAAGCTCAGGAATGTGA
- a CDS encoding alkene reductase, with protein sequence MNLLFTEYTLGKNKLKNRAVMAPMTRSRAIGNIPNDLMAEYYSQRAGAGLLITEGVSPSPNGLGYARIPGIFSEEQVQGWKKVTDAVHAKQGKIFIQLMHSGRVGNHLNLPKGAELVGPSAIGLKGTTWTDAEGNQPYSSPKEMNSKDIQVAIREYVNAAENAIKAGFDGVELHGANGYLIEQFLHPSANHRTDEYGGDWKKRNKFAVEVATAVIEAIGADKVAIRLSPYGVFNDLEIHDEIEEQYKDLAVSLGKLGLVYIHIVNHSSMGAPAPKDSTVALIRESYKSENPNGAYILSGGYDPDRADSDLKNKNADLIAFGRNFISNPDLVERLEKGIPLADPDASLFYTPGEKGYTDYPVAALSKV encoded by the coding sequence ATGAACCTATTATTTACCGAATATACATTAGGAAAGAATAAGCTAAAAAACAGAGCAGTTATGGCTCCCATGACCAGATCAAGAGCGATCGGAAATATTCCGAACGATTTGATGGCGGAATATTATTCCCAAAGAGCAGGTGCAGGTTTACTGATTACGGAAGGTGTTTCTCCTTCTCCCAACGGTTTAGGATACGCAAGGATCCCTGGAATTTTTTCGGAAGAGCAAGTTCAGGGTTGGAAGAAGGTAACGGACGCAGTGCACGCAAAACAAGGTAAAATATTCATACAACTTATGCATTCCGGAAGAGTAGGAAATCATCTCAATCTTCCTAAGGGCGCGGAATTAGTAGGACCTTCTGCGATCGGATTAAAAGGAACTACTTGGACGGATGCAGAAGGAAACCAACCTTATTCTTCTCCAAAAGAAATGAATTCAAAAGATATCCAAGTTGCGATCAGAGAATATGTAAACGCGGCAGAGAACGCGATCAAAGCGGGATTTGATGGAGTGGAACTTCATGGCGCTAACGGATATCTGATAGAACAATTTTTACATCCGAGTGCAAATCATAGAACCGATGAATACGGCGGAGATTGGAAGAAGAGAAATAAATTCGCTGTAGAAGTTGCAACTGCAGTTATAGAAGCGATTGGAGCGGATAAAGTAGCGATCAGACTTTCTCCTTACGGCGTATTTAACGATTTAGAAATTCATGATGAAATAGAAGAACAATATAAGGATCTCGCTGTATCCTTAGGAAAACTTGGACTCGTTTATATCCATATCGTGAACCATTCTTCTATGGGAGCTCCCGCACCTAAGGATTCCACAGTCGCTTTGATCAGGGAATCTTATAAATCGGAAAATCCGAACGGGGCTTATATACTTTCGGGTGGATATGATCCTGATCGTGCGGATTCCGACCTGAAAAATAAGAATGCGGATTTAATCGCTTTCGGTCGTAACTTTATTTCAAATCCTGATTTAGTGGAAAGATTGGAGAAGGGGATTCCTCTTGCAGATCCGGATGCTTCTCTCTTTTATACCCCTGGAGAAAAAGGATACACTGATTATCCGGTGGCTGCGCTTTCTAAGGTTTAA
- a CDS encoding LolA family protein, protein MASSKGILSFLGAAALLVCGTSILSDPGKERLSSVIGKMAEISSFRASITINNELTGTLSYQKPNHIHVKFSDGRVIASNGRYLWFYSPSRGIVGKQDVKGMTGGMAGLLSGYEEVTPVGGSLRLKSATRTYEEIVVTLGPDNTPRSLRMKSRSTGEYTSVSFSGVQTGIGLPASLFNFGAPANAQIVENPLNERE, encoded by the coding sequence ATGGCTTCATCCAAGGGTATCTTATCCTTTTTGGGTGCCGCAGCTCTACTGGTCTGCGGCACTTCTATTTTATCCGATCCTGGCAAGGAAAGGTTAAGCAGTGTCATCGGAAAGATGGCAGAAATTTCCAGTTTTCGGGCGAGTATTACGATCAATAACGAACTCACCGGAACTCTTTCTTATCAAAAACCAAATCATATACATGTGAAATTTTCCGACGGAAGAGTTATCGCCTCCAACGGACGTTATCTTTGGTTTTATTCCCCTTCCAGAGGAATTGTAGGAAAACAAGACGTAAAAGGTATGACCGGTGGAATGGCTGGCCTACTTTCCGGATACGAAGAAGTGACTCCGGTGGGAGGTTCACTTCGACTAAAATCCGCGACAAGGACTTACGAAGAGATTGTTGTCACTTTAGGTCCGGATAATACTCCTCGTTCTCTTAGAATGAAGAGTAGATCCACCGGAGAATATACCTCCGTAAGTTTTTCCGGAGTCCAAACCGGTATAGGTTTACCAGCGTCTCTCTTCAATTTCGGAGCACCTGCAAACGCGCAAATTGTGGAGAATCCGCTTAACGAGAGGGAATAA
- a CDS encoding LIC10362 family protein, producing MLYSVVLTLICLLALVLAVRNLGKFPKSLEEIRSEIEASFATPFSGKSWIWFLFLISFFLLPFFWGLTFFLQSDANVLVIILGLFWIYFWSRTLILFR from the coding sequence ATGCTGTATTCTGTCGTATTAACTTTGATTTGCCTTCTCGCTTTGGTTCTCGCGGTCCGCAATCTAGGAAAATTTCCTAAAAGTTTAGAAGAGATTCGCTCAGAGATCGAAGCTTCATTCGCTACTCCTTTTAGCGGAAAGTCTTGGATCTGGTTCTTATTTCTGATCAGCTTTTTCCTTTTACCATTTTTCTGGGGCCTAACCTTCTTCCTTCAATCGGATGCGAATGTGTTGGTTATCATTTTGGGATTATTTTGGATCTATTTTTGGAGCAGAACACTCATTCTGTTTCGATAG
- a CDS encoding electron transfer flavoprotein subunit alpha/FixB family protein, producing MSNVLIVGELKNGELKKISKEITSAGRKIADALGGKVTALLIGSGVEKFAGDLGAVGADSVVTVNAGDFNAETWANLVAGVIKEKNPSVVLVPHTSQGKDYSPRVAVKVGAGIIADAVGLSVDGGKVVAKKPIYSGKAYGNFKVTSPIAIFTVRPNSQEVVQKAGAGAAEAASPSAGDAKVKIVSSDLSGGNKVQLAEASIIVSGGRGIKGPENWPILQGLADILGAALGASRAAVDAGWISHSHQVGQTGKTVSPNCYIACGISGAIQHLAGMGSSKYIVAINKDGDAPIFKVATYGVVGDLFEVVPALTDEFKKVLG from the coding sequence GTGAGCAACGTTTTAATCGTAGGCGAACTCAAAAACGGAGAACTCAAAAAGATCTCCAAAGAAATCACTTCCGCTGGCCGCAAAATTGCGGACGCACTCGGAGGAAAAGTTACCGCTCTTCTCATCGGATCCGGAGTTGAAAAATTCGCAGGAGATCTGGGAGCAGTCGGAGCAGACAGCGTAGTTACTGTAAATGCAGGAGACTTCAACGCGGAAACTTGGGCGAATTTAGTAGCCGGAGTTATTAAGGAAAAAAATCCTTCCGTAGTTTTAGTTCCTCACACTTCTCAAGGAAAAGATTATTCTCCAAGAGTAGCTGTAAAAGTAGGAGCAGGGATCATTGCTGACGCAGTTGGTCTTTCTGTAGACGGCGGAAAAGTAGTGGCTAAAAAGCCAATCTACTCCGGAAAAGCATACGGTAATTTCAAAGTTACCAGCCCAATCGCTATTTTCACTGTTCGTCCAAACTCTCAAGAAGTAGTACAAAAAGCTGGAGCAGGCGCTGCTGAAGCTGCAAGTCCATCCGCAGGAGACGCGAAAGTTAAAATCGTATCTTCCGATCTAAGCGGCGGGAACAAAGTTCAATTGGCAGAAGCTTCTATCATCGTATCCGGCGGACGCGGAATTAAAGGACCTGAAAACTGGCCTATTCTCCAAGGTTTGGCGGACATTTTAGGTGCAGCTTTAGGAGCTTCCCGTGCTGCGGTCGATGCAGGCTGGATTTCCCATAGCCATCAAGTGGGTCAAACTGGTAAAACCGTTTCCCCGAACTGCTATATCGCATGCGGAATTTCCGGAGCGATCCAGCACTTGGCCGGAATGGGCTCTTCCAAGTATATCGTGGCTATTAACAAGGATGGAGACGCTCCAATCTTCAAAGTAGCTACCTACGGAGTCGTAGGGGACCTTTTTGAAGTCGTACCGGCTCTGACCGACGAGTTTAAAAAAGTACTTGGATAA
- a CDS encoding SH3 domain-containing protein, producing the protein MAAMALKFRILLLLLLPPLYLSLVAQTSDPYHYVLITSGVLNVRETPETGKIIFTLNRGNKVKILPDETKGPIDWAKIKAEDGRTGFVSRKYLGLTPPDTLDEYKLIGFVWSGYDPKDLPTFVPLAFFSQKGWQEAKDEYEFDYKFRSGVNTSLPSFSLLEGDKGPSFSAASPTTYGCQEFPALKVKPTGDVKAKKDWLVYSPDLGLQSIPLQELSKTDPDYTLFKNLAETTWKARGYPETEWLHSTMEEVYSFKNNKKETFLSGRIAYHKKGAERRYLYLLGRKFGTDRVLISYEKSEKLSEDLGFYGGSYHLIGVIYREEDPVPILLFTDIGYDSSIKSLYELKNGTLQLLLRGAGDAC; encoded by the coding sequence GTGGCTGCAATGGCGCTTAAATTCCGGATCTTATTATTATTACTTCTTCCTCCATTGTATCTTTCTTTGGTCGCTCAGACCTCAGATCCATATCATTATGTTCTGATCACCTCAGGAGTGTTAAACGTTAGAGAAACTCCTGAAACCGGAAAGATCATCTTTACGTTAAACAGAGGAAACAAGGTCAAAATCCTCCCAGACGAAACGAAAGGCCCGATCGATTGGGCTAAGATCAAAGCTGAAGATGGTAGAACAGGTTTTGTTTCCAGAAAATATTTAGGACTTACACCTCCCGATACTTTGGACGAGTACAAATTGATCGGATTCGTTTGGTCCGGATATGATCCTAAAGATCTTCCTACTTTTGTTCCACTTGCATTCTTCAGCCAAAAAGGTTGGCAAGAGGCAAAAGACGAATACGAATTCGATTATAAATTTAGAAGTGGTGTGAATACTTCTCTTCCTTCTTTTTCATTATTAGAAGGAGACAAAGGTCCTTCCTTTTCCGCTGCCTCACCTACCACGTATGGATGCCAAGAATTTCCCGCTTTAAAAGTGAAACCTACTGGAGATGTGAAAGCCAAAAAAGATTGGTTGGTATATTCTCCGGATCTAGGACTACAATCTATTCCACTCCAGGAACTATCCAAAACGGATCCTGATTATACTCTTTTCAAGAACTTAGCGGAAACAACTTGGAAAGCAAGAGGATATCCAGAAACGGAATGGCTTCATTCCACAATGGAAGAAGTATATTCCTTTAAAAATAATAAAAAAGAGACCTTTCTTTCCGGAAGGATCGCTTATCATAAAAAGGGCGCAGAAAGAAGGTATCTCTACTTACTGGGACGAAAGTTCGGAACAGATAGGGTTTTGATCTCTTACGAAAAGTCCGAAAAACTTTCGGAAGATTTAGGATTTTACGGAGGTTCCTATCATTTAATCGGAGTCATCTATAGAGAAGAAGATCCTGTTCCTATATTATTATTCACTGATATAGGATACGACTCTTCTATTAAATCTTTGTACGAATTAAAGAATGGGACCTTGCAATTATTATTGAGAGGTGCAGGAGACGCCTGCTAA
- a CDS encoding glycosyltransferase family 39 protein — MISLVNFLFFLGIILNVYFISVILHKKGLPQPLSRNLVSFSLSILLAGSIALLLVSFESYKILSVALIQLLVSGSFVGYIFFHKIDLRLNPISGWDKSGNLFTNVILALLLLSAGAMYSLFPIEYIKGDRDHGVYIVFGSNIQKTGGLNFNDFRYQDLTQILGDNIIQGYPSIHSDHSPLDPSAPIGSLSPRFYPLFPTYLALSADLFGLDAMFRVNSIFGVLSLVFIFLIAKKWIGPWGALVAVFFCAFNPAQLWNVRTTLSEPLGQLLILFSSYLALYFFRKDKGWMVFAGGILGLSSFNRVDSLIYFPAIVIFVGYLLFLRRKSLRKGLNFLLGYSAISILGVLYGYINSKPYMIDLWEGNQLLKLTLFCVFSSILLFVILSFSNLEIGKKTIESIKNTILRKRTIFRILSFTLFFVLIAFGHSIQPVISNAEGINDILYFKKNGFLFFLLYVPLGLVLFGIGGYDLLLFKKKSSGSLVFLFLGSLLSFVYFYDPSINADHFWASRRWVLFPVPFACIMGVIGLYSLPIKKQTIKSALIVVIIAGYIYHLYNRDRLIFFERMLSGYSEEFERLSISLPSEKAIYFTKKEDLASPLRYLSGRDTYLIHKTRPFLEKANQLIQSGWNVYLIDEDFNLEDGPVTLEKVDKISLEGNFPVDTINRYPDTLIYRGIFLQVYKLGVSSASIQNKKSIFIDPSQFTYKLKTVRSERKSQPIVYEELKGYDHYIPKDPIGRFRAEFEGEILDQATFSVTANQSTSLIFPESPGIGDSKKMSIEFSVENSETDDVQIRFHTKKDRQAVLKSLQLSRIP; from the coding sequence GTGATTTCCTTGGTAAATTTCTTATTTTTTTTAGGCATCATCCTAAATGTTTATTTTATATCGGTCATTCTTCATAAAAAAGGACTCCCACAACCCTTATCCAGAAATTTAGTCTCCTTTAGCCTCTCCATTTTATTAGCGGGATCTATTGCTCTTCTTTTAGTTTCATTCGAGTCTTACAAAATCCTATCAGTGGCATTGATCCAACTTTTAGTTTCCGGATCATTCGTCGGATATATATTCTTTCACAAGATTGATCTTAGATTAAACCCGATCTCAGGTTGGGACAAATCAGGAAATTTATTTACCAATGTCATCCTTGCATTGTTACTCCTAAGTGCTGGAGCAATGTATTCTCTTTTTCCTATCGAGTATATTAAGGGAGATAGGGATCACGGGGTTTATATAGTTTTTGGAAGTAATATCCAGAAAACGGGAGGTCTAAATTTTAATGATTTCCGTTACCAAGACCTAACCCAGATTTTGGGGGATAATATCATCCAAGGTTATCCTTCCATCCATTCAGATCATTCTCCCCTGGATCCGTCGGCCCCAATCGGCTCTCTCTCTCCCCGTTTCTATCCTCTCTTCCCAACGTATTTAGCCTTATCTGCTGATTTATTCGGGTTGGATGCGATGTTCCGAGTGAATTCAATATTCGGAGTATTATCCTTAGTATTTATATTTTTGATCGCGAAAAAATGGATTGGACCTTGGGGAGCATTGGTTGCGGTTTTTTTCTGCGCATTCAATCCAGCTCAGCTCTGGAACGTAAGAACAACTTTATCAGAGCCATTAGGGCAATTACTGATTTTATTCTCTTCCTATTTAGCTCTTTATTTTTTTCGTAAAGATAAAGGATGGATGGTTTTTGCAGGAGGCATACTAGGGCTAAGCAGCTTCAATAGGGTCGATAGTTTAATTTATTTTCCTGCGATTGTAATCTTTGTAGGTTATTTATTATTTTTAAGAAGAAAATCTCTTCGAAAAGGTTTAAATTTTCTCTTAGGATATTCCGCTATTTCAATTCTGGGAGTCCTTTACGGTTATATCAATTCCAAACCCTACATGATTGATTTATGGGAAGGCAACCAGTTATTAAAACTGACATTATTCTGTGTTTTTTCTTCTATCTTGTTATTCGTTATTTTGTCTTTTTCCAATTTAGAGATTGGAAAAAAAACCATCGAATCGATCAAAAATACAATTCTTAGAAAAAGAACAATATTTAGAATTCTTTCTTTTACTTTATTTTTTGTATTAATTGCTTTTGGACATTCTATCCAGCCTGTAATTAGCAATGCAGAAGGTATAAATGATATTTTATATTTCAAAAAGAACGGCTTCTTATTCTTCTTACTATATGTTCCTCTTGGTTTAGTCTTATTCGGGATCGGAGGTTATGATCTACTACTCTTCAAAAAGAAATCCTCCGGTTCTTTGGTATTTTTATTTTTAGGCTCCCTTCTCTCATTTGTTTATTTTTATGATCCTAGCATTAATGCGGATCATTTCTGGGCATCTAGACGCTGGGTTTTATTTCCCGTTCCTTTTGCATGTATCATGGGAGTAATAGGACTTTATTCTCTACCTATCAAAAAACAAACAATCAAGTCAGCACTAATCGTAGTAATCATTGCGGGTTATATATATCATCTTTATAATAGAGACAGATTGATATTTTTCGAAAGAATGTTATCCGGTTATTCCGAAGAATTCGAAAGATTATCAATATCTCTTCCAAGTGAAAAAGCGATTTATTTTACTAAAAAAGAAGACCTTGCCAGCCCTCTTCGTTATTTAAGCGGAAGAGATACTTATCTTATACACAAAACACGTCCTTTTTTAGAAAAGGCAAACCAACTGATCCAATCAGGCTGGAATGTATATTTAATTGACGAAGACTTTAATCTAGAAGATGGACCTGTTACTTTAGAAAAAGTAGATAAGATCAGTTTGGAAGGAAATTTTCCTGTAGATACTATCAATCGTTATCCGGATACTCTTATATATAGAGGAATCTTCTTACAGGTTTATAAATTAGGCGTAAGTTCTGCGTCGATCCAGAATAAGAAATCAATCTTTATAGACCCTTCTCAATTCACGTATAAGTTAAAGACGGTAAGATCGGAACGTAAGAGCCAACCGATTGTTTATGAAGAATTAAAAGGTTATGATCATTATATTCCCAAAGATCCTATAGGGAGATTTAGAGCTGAATTCGAAGGAGAAATCCTAGACCAAGCAACCTTCAGTGTAACTGCTAACCAATCTACTTCCCTAATCTTTCCTGAATCCCCCGGAATTGGAGATTCTAAGAAGATGAGTATAGAATTCTCAGTGGAAAATTCGGAAACAGATGATGTACAGATCAGATTCCATACCAAAAAGGACAGACAAGCTGTTCTAAAGTCCCTGCAATTATCTAGAATTCCCTGA
- a CDS encoding CapA family protein, translated as MIRSCIFCLGIAFFAIPCSSQNVKTGSPTDAVRIVAVGDIMSHQTQIDTAYDKECDCWKFDEVFQEVSSMITEADLAVGNLETTLPGDQKQYTGYPQFGAPDSLAKAIKDIGFDVLSTANNHSCDKGKLGVVRTLSVLDQLGLKHLGTYKDKEEYEKNRILFVPVGNLNLAFLDYTYGTNGLEIPAGTVVNLIDKDQIASDIVLAKKSKPDAIIVMYHYGTEYLHQPDPFQVEMVDHAFSSGADIVLGGHPHTLQKFGKKTIKDKFGISKERFYIYSLGNFISGQDRRYVDGGLILKFSLSKENDKLNIFDIGYEPVWVYIDRTGSRTQFRLLPVKKYLNNDQDRKLPETSYQRMKQFYKDTVDLLGP; from the coding sequence ATGATCCGAAGCTGTATCTTTTGTTTGGGGATTGCATTTTTTGCGATCCCTTGTTCTTCTCAGAACGTTAAAACTGGTTCTCCAACCGACGCAGTTAGAATTGTAGCAGTTGGAGATATCATGTCTCACCAAACTCAAATAGATACGGCTTACGATAAAGAATGTGACTGCTGGAAATTTGACGAAGTATTCCAAGAAGTATCTTCTATGATCACAGAAGCGGATCTTGCAGTTGGAAATTTAGAAACCACTCTTCCGGGAGATCAGAAACAATATACAGGTTATCCCCAATTCGGTGCTCCGGATTCTCTTGCAAAAGCGATTAAGGATATCGGTTTCGATGTGTTATCCACTGCAAATAACCATTCCTGTGATAAGGGAAAGTTGGGAGTTGTAAGAACTCTTTCCGTATTGGATCAACTAGGTCTAAAACATTTGGGAACTTATAAGGACAAGGAAGAATATGAGAAAAATAGAATATTATTCGTCCCTGTCGGAAACCTGAATCTTGCATTTTTAGATTATACTTACGGGACCAATGGCCTGGAAATTCCGGCTGGAACAGTAGTTAATCTGATCGATAAGGATCAGATCGCTTCGGATATTGTTTTGGCGAAAAAATCCAAACCGGATGCAATTATAGTAATGTATCATTATGGAACGGAATATTTGCACCAACCGGACCCTTTTCAGGTCGAAATGGTGGATCATGCATTTTCTTCCGGAGCGGATATAGTCTTGGGAGGCCATCCTCACACTCTCCAGAAGTTCGGTAAAAAAACGATTAAGGATAAATTCGGAATCTCAAAAGAAAGATTTTATATTTATTCTTTGGGCAATTTTATCTCCGGACAAGACAGACGTTACGTAGACGGTGGGCTTATCCTTAAATTCTCCTTATCCAAAGAAAATGATAAATTAAATATTTTTGATATAGGTTATGAACCAGTTTGGGTATATATAGACAGAACTGGATCCAGAACTCAGTTCAGATTATTGCCTGTTAAAAAATATTTAAACAATGACCAAGATAGAAAACTTCCTGAAACTTCTTACCAAAGAATGAAACAATTCTATAAAGACACAGTAGATCTACTAGGTCCTTAA
- a CDS encoding LIC_10091 family lipoprotein has translation MRKKGPQTVVLHKNKRNLFLTVLFICSVFYLIDCSAGQGQGDHSVFGRKASLTREGLQLAAIDTPPADRHLHAEHYPSSNERRLDLFKSRVVGLGGGYMGVGTDQNLTLIAWARSEFAYLFDFDPVTVSINRLHLHFLEISPTYPEYEKLWDPKNKDTVLPIIEKRFSNDPEYQVILKSYQIALRKGAVPQRLGDLHKISKVYPQFTSFHNDTKDYDHLRNLVLDGKIIAIDGNLLGDKTINSISEKAKELEIPIRILYTSNAEEYFRYPEGMRKNFLNLYGDSKTIVIRTVTKGAKVYGFPDGEMFPREFPFHYNIQSLDNLKTWLNKENVLYTTILLRNRKPIEKGFSLIEALPPEPKK, from the coding sequence ATGAGAAAAAAAGGACCTCAGACGGTCGTTTTACACAAAAATAAAAGAAATCTATTCTTAACGGTTTTATTCATTTGTTCGGTCTTCTATCTTATCGATTGTTCTGCCGGTCAAGGCCAGGGAGATCATTCAGTATTTGGGAGAAAGGCTTCATTAACTAGAGAAGGCCTACAACTTGCAGCAATCGATACTCCTCCTGCAGATCGTCATCTTCATGCGGAACATTATCCTTCTTCCAATGAAAGAAGATTGGACCTGTTTAAATCCAGAGTAGTGGGTTTAGGCGGTGGTTATATGGGAGTCGGGACGGATCAGAATTTAACTTTGATCGCTTGGGCAAGAAGTGAATTCGCTTATCTTTTCGATTTTGATCCGGTAACGGTTTCTATTAATCGACTTCATCTACATTTTTTAGAAATTTCCCCTACTTATCCGGAGTATGAAAAACTTTGGGACCCTAAAAATAAGGATACTGTTCTTCCTATCATTGAAAAAAGATTTTCGAATGATCCGGAATATCAAGTAATTCTAAAGTCTTATCAAATCGCTCTTAGGAAAGGAGCTGTCCCTCAACGTTTAGGCGATTTGCATAAGATCTCTAAAGTATATCCTCAATTTACTTCTTTTCATAATGACACAAAGGATTATGATCATTTAAGAAATCTGGTTTTAGATGGAAAAATAATCGCGATTGATGGGAATTTATTGGGAGACAAGACCATAAATTCAATTTCCGAAAAAGCAAAAGAATTAGAGATCCCGATCCGTATTTTATACACTTCTAATGCAGAAGAATATTTTAGATATCCGGAAGGAATGAGAAAGAACTTCCTAAATTTGTACGGAGATTCTAAAACTATAGTGATCCGCACTGTTACAAAAGGTGCTAAGGTATACGGATTTCCGGATGGAGAAATGTTTCCGAGAGAGTTTCCTTTCCATTATAATATCCAATCTTTGGATAACCTAAAAACTTGGCTGAACAAAGAAAATGTTCTATATACAACAATACTTCTTCGTAATCGTAAACCGATCGAAAAAGGATTCTCTTTGATAGAAGCCCTCCCGCCGGAACCTAAAAAATGA
- a CDS encoding electron transfer flavoprotein subunit beta/FixA family protein has protein sequence MKIIVLVKQVPDTETNIKVGDKSINEAGIKWIISPYDEFAIEEGLRLREKNGGEVIAVSLGPDRVQESLRQAYAMGADRAVQIKVDNYVPFDTVLTAELIANFAKAENADIIIGGRQSIDSDSSQVVIQVAEGLGIAHISFAVSLEISGTSVKATKEVEGGTQVVETSLPVAITAQKGLNEPRYPNLKGLMAAKKKPIETKTPADLGNPASKIEVVGLEPPPPRIPGRKLEAADAKGYAEQLVKALREEAKVI, from the coding sequence ATGAAGATCATCGTTTTAGTGAAACAGGTGCCTGACACCGAAACGAATATCAAAGTCGGGGACAAGTCCATCAATGAAGCCGGAATTAAATGGATTATCTCTCCGTACGACGAATTCGCAATTGAAGAAGGACTTAGATTACGCGAGAAAAATGGTGGAGAGGTTATTGCAGTCTCTCTAGGACCAGATCGCGTTCAAGAGTCTTTACGCCAAGCATACGCAATGGGAGCGGACCGTGCCGTTCAGATCAAAGTGGACAACTACGTTCCTTTCGACACCGTCTTAACCGCAGAATTGATCGCAAACTTCGCGAAAGCTGAAAATGCAGACATCATCATCGGCGGACGCCAATCTATCGATAGCGATAGTTCCCAAGTAGTGATCCAAGTCGCAGAAGGACTCGGAATCGCTCATATTTCTTTCGCAGTTAGTTTAGAGATCAGCGGAACTTCCGTAAAAGCTACTAAAGAAGTAGAAGGTGGAACCCAAGTTGTGGAAACCAGCCTACCAGTAGCAATCACTGCTCAAAAAGGATTAAACGAACCTCGTTATCCTAACTTGAAAGGTTTGATGGCAGCTAAGAAGAAGCCTATCGAAACCAAAACACCTGCAGATTTAGGAAATCCTGCAAGCAAGATTGAAGTAGTGGGACTGGAGCCGCCTCCACCTCGTATTCCTGGTCGCAAGTTAGAAGCGGCTGATGCGAAAGGTTACGCTGAACAATTAGTAAAAGCTCTTCGCGAAGAAGCTAAGGTTATCTAA